In one window of Nakamurella sp. PAMC28650 DNA:
- a CDS encoding cytidine deaminase, which produces MPSAPPSTDPAGPGAEDSGLGSEDLKLVTLARGAKGRAGSPQGAAVRDEDGRTYAAAGVALPSLKLTALQAAVAIAVASGATGLEAAVVVGGAGVDDDSLAAAREFAAPVVLLADDAGVVRARITP; this is translated from the coding sequence CTGCCCAGCGCGCCCCCGTCCACTGATCCGGCCGGCCCCGGTGCGGAAGACTCCGGCCTGGGCTCGGAGGACCTGAAGCTGGTCACGCTGGCCCGCGGGGCCAAGGGACGCGCCGGATCGCCGCAGGGCGCCGCCGTCCGTGACGAGGACGGTCGCACCTACGCCGCCGCCGGCGTCGCGCTCCCGTCGCTGAAGTTGACCGCGTTGCAGGCCGCCGTCGCCATCGCGGTGGCCTCCGGTGCCACCGGGCTGGAAGCGGCCGTCGTGGTCGGCGGAGCGGGCGTCGACGACGACTCGTTGGCGGCTGCGCGTGAGTTCGCCGCACCGGTGGTCCTCCTGGCCGACGACGCCGGTGTCGTGCGCGCCCGGATCACCCCGTGA
- a CDS encoding hemolysin family protein, producing the protein MDALDIVLLILAAALIPIAGLFAAADAAITMVSAARVDEMQREGRRGAGSLLEIVGDKPRYTNLLLLLRVGAELTATVLVAAVALSTWGFQFWVGVLIVLVMLLVSYVAVGVLPRTLGRQHPYAVGLAAAGATRAIGRVLSPVASLLILIGNAITPGRGFREGPFSSDIELRELVNIAGDRGVVEETEREMLQSVFELGDTIVREVMVPRTEVVWIEETKSLRQALHLATNSGFSRIPVIGEDVDDVLGVIYIKDLIARTLSMENGERGPMLGEVMRAPVFVPESKNVDALLRDMQRNRTHFAVVVDEYGGTAGIVTIEDIIEEIVGEITDEYDVESPDPIEKLDGDLVRVSAKLPVEDLGDVFDVELPAEDVETVGGLLAQLLGRVALPGAEATVNGLLLVGEAGVDRRGRPRVQTLLVRRLTEAELAAQSGEGQEEEPELDFEGETPVGQQPSTGAGKADRSDRADRSDRAERSDRSERSDRSERAERSERADRADRSDKTDRPDKKQRIDR; encoded by the coding sequence GTGGACGCTCTGGACATCGTCCTGCTGATCCTGGCCGCAGCCCTGATTCCGATCGCCGGGTTGTTCGCCGCCGCCGATGCCGCGATCACGATGGTGTCGGCCGCGCGTGTCGACGAGATGCAGCGTGAGGGTCGGCGCGGGGCCGGCTCGCTCCTTGAGATCGTCGGTGACAAGCCCCGCTACACCAATCTGCTGCTGCTCCTGCGGGTGGGCGCCGAGCTGACGGCCACCGTGCTGGTCGCCGCGGTCGCTCTGAGCACCTGGGGTTTTCAGTTCTGGGTCGGTGTGCTCATCGTCCTGGTCATGCTGCTGGTCTCCTACGTGGCGGTCGGGGTGCTGCCCCGCACCCTCGGCCGTCAGCATCCCTACGCCGTCGGTCTCGCCGCGGCCGGCGCCACCAGGGCGATCGGCCGCGTGCTGTCGCCGGTGGCGTCGCTGCTGATCCTGATCGGCAACGCGATCACCCCGGGTCGCGGCTTCCGCGAGGGTCCGTTCTCCTCCGACATCGAGCTGCGGGAGCTGGTCAACATCGCCGGTGATCGTGGCGTCGTGGAGGAGACCGAACGCGAGATGCTGCAGAGCGTCTTCGAACTCGGCGACACCATCGTCCGCGAGGTGATGGTCCCGCGCACCGAGGTGGTCTGGATCGAGGAGACCAAGTCGCTGCGGCAGGCCCTCCACCTGGCCACCAACTCCGGCTTCTCCCGCATCCCGGTGATCGGCGAGGACGTCGACGACGTGCTGGGCGTCATCTACATCAAGGACCTGATCGCCCGCACGCTGTCCATGGAGAACGGCGAACGCGGCCCGATGCTCGGTGAGGTGATGCGCGCGCCGGTCTTCGTGCCGGAGTCGAAGAACGTCGACGCCCTGCTGCGGGACATGCAGCGCAACCGGACCCACTTCGCGGTGGTCGTGGACGAGTACGGCGGCACCGCCGGGATCGTGACGATCGAGGACATCATCGAGGAGATCGTCGGCGAGATCACCGACGAGTACGACGTCGAGTCGCCCGACCCGATCGAGAAGCTCGACGGTGACCTGGTGCGCGTGTCCGCGAAGCTGCCGGTCGAGGATCTCGGCGACGTCTTCGACGTCGAGCTGCCGGCCGAGGACGTGGAGACGGTCGGCGGTCTGCTGGCGCAGCTGCTCGGCCGGGTGGCGTTGCCCGGCGCCGAGGCGACGGTCAACGGCCTGCTGCTGGTCGGCGAGGCGGGCGTCGACCGCCGTGGACGCCCCCGGGTGCAGACCCTGCTGGTCCGCCGGCTGACCGAGGCCGAGCTGGCCGCGCAGTCCGGAGAGGGCCAGGAGGAGGAGCCCGAACTCGATTTCGAGGGTGAGACCCCGGTCGGCCAGCAGCCGTCCACGGGTGCGGGAAAGGCGGACCGGTCGGACCGTGCCGACCGGAGCGACCGGGCCGAACGCTCCGACAGGTCCGAACGGTCCGACAGGTCCGAACGTGCCGAACGGTCCGAACGTGCCGACAGGGCCGACCGGAGCGACAAGACCGACCGGCCCGACAAGAAGCAGAGGATCGACCGTTGA
- the ybeY gene encoding rRNA maturation RNase YbeY: MSIEIANESGVGVDELALVSVSRFALGRMGINSLAELSILLMDVDAMTELHVKWMDEPGPTDVMSFPMDELDTARRPDEAGPGPALLGDVVLCPAVAVEQAVQAGHSLDDELHLLTVHGILHLLGYDHAEPADERKMFQLQNELLDDWRDEREREAYQARLAAVDSAVLDVVAAVEVDPAANAEPVAGADASTGRS, from the coding sequence ATGAGCATCGAGATCGCCAACGAGTCGGGCGTCGGGGTCGACGAGCTCGCGTTGGTGTCGGTGTCCCGGTTCGCCCTCGGCCGGATGGGGATCAACTCGCTGGCCGAGCTGTCCATCCTGCTGATGGACGTCGACGCGATGACCGAACTGCACGTCAAGTGGATGGACGAGCCAGGTCCGACCGACGTGATGAGCTTTCCGATGGACGAGCTCGACACGGCCCGCCGACCTGACGAGGCCGGACCCGGTCCGGCCCTGTTGGGTGACGTCGTCCTGTGCCCGGCCGTGGCCGTCGAGCAGGCGGTGCAGGCCGGCCACTCGCTGGACGACGAACTGCACCTGCTGACCGTGCACGGCATCCTGCACCTGCTCGGCTACGACCACGCCGAGCCGGCCGACGAACGCAAGATGTTCCAGCTCCAGAACGAGCTGCTGGACGACTGGCGTGACGAGCGGGAGCGCGAGGCCTACCAGGCCAGGCTCGCCGCCGTCGACTCCGCGGTCCTGGACGTCGTGGCCGCGGTGGAAGTGGATCCGGCGGCGAACGCCGAGCCGGTCGCCGGCGCGGACGCCAGCACCGGTCGGAGTTGA
- a CDS encoding PhoH family protein, with amino-acid sequence MVGLLGPRDLLLRLLEEHLVADIHVRGNRITLRGPDGDVAFAEHVLRELLTLQESGSVITPDAVRRTIGMLTDAANTGNPTGESPSQVLGLNIVSRRGRVIRPKTLNQKRYVDAIDENTITFGIGPAGTGKTYLAMAKAVQSLQAKQVTRIILTRPAVEAGERLGYLPGSLSDKIDPYLRPLYDALHDMLDPESIPRLMAAGTIEVAPLAYMRGRTLNDAYIILDEAQNTTAEQMKMFLTRLGFGSKMVITGDVTQIDLPGGQPSGLRVVRDILKGVDDVSFSLLTSADVVRHRLVGDIVDAYSRWDELNAESAPDHQDRRLGYNSRRGGGR; translated from the coding sequence ATGGTCGGGCTGCTCGGCCCGCGCGACCTGCTACTACGGCTCCTCGAAGAGCATCTGGTGGCCGACATCCACGTCCGCGGCAACCGCATCACCCTGCGCGGGCCGGACGGCGACGTGGCGTTCGCAGAGCACGTCCTCCGTGAACTGCTGACCCTGCAGGAATCCGGATCGGTGATCACCCCCGATGCGGTCCGCCGCACGATCGGCATGCTGACCGACGCTGCGAACACCGGGAACCCCACGGGCGAATCGCCGTCACAGGTGCTCGGGCTCAACATCGTCTCCCGTCGCGGACGGGTCATACGGCCCAAGACGCTGAACCAGAAGCGCTACGTCGACGCCATCGACGAGAACACCATCACCTTCGGTATCGGCCCCGCCGGTACCGGCAAGACCTATCTCGCGATGGCCAAAGCGGTGCAGTCGCTGCAGGCCAAGCAGGTCACCCGGATCATCCTGACCCGGCCGGCGGTGGAGGCGGGGGAGCGGCTCGGCTACCTGCCCGGCTCGTTGTCGGACAAGATCGACCCCTACCTGCGGCCCCTGTACGACGCGCTGCACGACATGCTCGACCCTGAATCGATCCCGCGGCTGATGGCGGCCGGCACCATCGAGGTCGCTCCGCTGGCGTACATGCGTGGGCGCACCCTCAACGACGCCTACATCATCCTGGACGAGGCGCAGAACACCACGGCCGAGCAGATGAAGATGTTCCTGACCAGGCTCGGGTTCGGCTCGAAGATGGTCATCACCGGTGACGTCACGCAGATCGACCTCCCCGGTGGGCAACCGTCGGGCCTCCGCGTCGTCCGGGACATCCTCAAGGGGGTCGACGACGTGTCGTTCTCGCTGCTGACCTCCGCCGACGTGGTCCGGCACCGGCTGGTCGGAGACATCGTCGACGCCTACTCGCGATGGGACGAGCTGAACGCCGAATCGGCGCCAGATCACCAGGACCGCCGGCTGGGCTACAACTCCCGCCGCGGCGGCGGCCGATGA
- a CDS encoding S9 family peptidase, producing the protein MTTIQEYRYGSHPSQFVRMHLPVGDHLPVVVVVHGGFWRSKFGIELAEPLAADLAKFGVAAAAVEYRRVGGGGGWPTTMADVARAVDHLATAGQYVAQGRLRLDRVAAVGHSAGGQLATWLTHRESLRSGTAGSITAASEFVPIIGAVSQAGVLDLIGGSDEHLGNGAVDDLMQGASRSVPQRYHHSSPLEHVGDGARVVCVHGDADESVPLSQSQRYVDAALAAGDPARLVVLPGVGHMELVDPAHEAWAICRDSLLQMV; encoded by the coding sequence ATGACGACGATCCAGGAGTACCGCTACGGCTCGCACCCGAGCCAGTTCGTCCGGATGCACCTGCCGGTCGGTGACCACCTGCCGGTCGTGGTGGTCGTGCACGGGGGATTCTGGAGGTCCAAGTTCGGGATCGAGCTGGCCGAGCCGCTGGCCGCCGACCTGGCCAAGTTCGGCGTCGCGGCCGCGGCCGTGGAATACCGCCGGGTCGGGGGCGGGGGAGGCTGGCCCACCACGATGGCCGATGTCGCGCGTGCGGTCGACCACCTCGCCACCGCCGGGCAGTACGTCGCGCAGGGCCGCTTGCGCTTGGATCGTGTTGCGGCGGTTGGACATTCGGCTGGCGGTCAGCTCGCCACGTGGCTCACCCACCGGGAGTCGCTGCGGTCGGGGACGGCCGGATCGATCACGGCCGCGTCGGAGTTCGTCCCGATCATCGGGGCCGTGTCGCAGGCCGGCGTGCTCGATCTGATCGGCGGATCGGACGAGCACCTCGGCAACGGCGCGGTCGACGACCTGATGCAGGGGGCCTCCCGGTCGGTGCCGCAGCGCTACCACCACTCCTCGCCACTGGAGCACGTCGGCGACGGGGCCAGGGTGGTGTGCGTGCACGGCGACGCCGACGAGTCGGTCCCGCTCTCGCAGTCCCAGCGCTATGTCGACGCCGCGCTGGCGGCCGGCGATCCGGCCCGGTTGGTCGTGCTGCCCGGCGTCGGACACATGGAACTGGTGGACCCGGCACACGAGGCCTGGGCCATCTGCCGGGACTCGCTGCTGCAGATGGTCTGA